Proteins encoded in a region of the Haloglomus salinum genome:
- a CDS encoding sulfatase-like hydrolase/transferase, with amino-acid sequence MTRPNILLIVLDTARARTVYSMLDSGQLPGISRFRERGTLYSNAFTPAPWTLPSHATLFTGQRTSIHRTHAGHTQFEPSSSPLAEQLQRTGYETRGISGNVWISPEFGFDQGFDELSMKWDYFWGGTDLSEISAASGVARYTRLVNAILAERPGTTIFNSIYAKLFANKADDGAKSTTNRTIKWISNRDREKPFFYFINYLEPHLPYSPPSEFFPDGLVDGNDDLLDPNPWEHIAGDEKFSEADFEVLRQLYRAEIAYLDSHLNRLFDCLVRTNELSNTAIFIVGDHGENIGDHDLMDHQYSLHDTLLHVPLIARYPPKFTAEVEQGLVSTRDIYPTICNLAGVDVPSDDTISSNDISEIPQRDAIFAEYRVPQPDIDTLMNRIKKPSANLEWVDRSLRAVRTHSWKFIEAEDGTSELRAISDGSPHPEVIEDQQCVEEDLIGKMDEQNIPLMRAGSYDTEISERSRERLNDLGYI; translated from the coding sequence ATGACGCGGCCGAATATATTGCTAATCGTACTTGATACCGCAAGAGCACGGACGGTTTACTCTATGTTAGACTCGGGACAACTTCCGGGCATATCCCGGTTTCGTGAACGAGGAACGCTTTACTCTAATGCCTTTACACCTGCACCATGGACGTTGCCCTCTCATGCAACATTATTCACAGGACAACGAACAAGTATCCATAGAACTCACGCTGGGCACACGCAATTCGAGCCTTCCTCCTCTCCATTAGCTGAACAACTACAAAGAACCGGTTACGAGACTCGCGGAATTAGCGGAAACGTTTGGATCAGTCCTGAATTCGGATTCGATCAAGGGTTTGATGAGTTGTCGATGAAATGGGATTATTTCTGGGGCGGCACGGATTTGTCAGAGATTTCTGCTGCTAGCGGTGTAGCGAGATATACCCGACTGGTAAACGCAATACTAGCGGAAAGACCAGGTACGACCATTTTCAATTCAATCTATGCAAAACTCTTTGCTAACAAAGCAGATGATGGGGCAAAATCAACAACGAATCGCACTATCAAGTGGATAAGCAACCGAGACCGTGAAAAGCCATTTTTCTACTTCATAAATTATCTCGAACCACATTTGCCATACAGTCCTCCCTCGGAATTTTTCCCAGATGGCTTGGTTGATGGAAATGATGATTTACTTGATCCGAATCCATGGGAGCATATAGCAGGAGATGAGAAGTTTAGTGAAGCGGACTTCGAAGTTCTCCGGCAACTCTATCGGGCAGAGATTGCCTATCTCGACTCTCATCTCAACCGTCTTTTTGACTGTCTCGTACGGACCAATGAACTCAGCAACACCGCGATTTTTATTGTAGGTGATCACGGCGAGAATATTGGTGACCATGACCTAATGGATCATCAGTATTCTCTTCACGATACTCTTCTACATGTACCCCTCATTGCGAGATATCCACCAAAATTCACAGCAGAAGTAGAGCAGGGGCTAGTGAGTACGCGTGACATATATCCAACCATTTGTAATCTGGCTGGTGTCGACGTTCCGTCCGATGATACCATCTCATCAAATGATATATCGGAAATACCACAACGAGACGCGATCTTTGCTGAGTACAGAGTCCCACAGCCCGATATAGATACGTTGATGAATCGGATAAAGAAGCCCAGTGCTAATTTAGAATGGGTAGATCGGTCACTTCGAGCGGTTCGTACTCACTCCTGGAAATTCATCGAAGCAGAAGACGGTACGAGCGAACTGCGTGCTATCAGCGACGGGTCGCCGCATCCAGAGGTTATAGAAGATCAGCAATGTGTAGAAGAGGACCTCATCGGGAAGATGGACGAACAAAACATACCGCTGATGAGGGCAGGCTCATATGACACTGAAATCTCGGAACGAAGCAGAGAACGACTGAACGATTTAGGTTACATATGA
- a CDS encoding glycosyltransferase family 4 protein has translation MNISIIATELNLREGAGSSVSLDTIASGLADRGHNVRIRTINLVRPNYVRDSSPYEVTSIMNERDWTYEAPFGLLEEIRSIEPETDLFHVFAPWLVPLFGYYRYLGGDTPVVGRLNGYTMFCTNDKLMDGECHKNCSLSNKINHDNSDPGKKMVKLPKYIYMHLSFPKFGNQVDKLFAQSPTVEKYYSEAGIDSDRVTVISNFYNERFYSGSYSPPSMGDWDGFNLLYVGRIEEEKGVDTLVNSANYLPDDYHIHIAGDGSMLDELIKKVDEEANSPSVTFHGWVDRDALPSFYDNADVFVHPSRWPEPSGRAVLEALQYDCPIIASDIGGPKWIKGEAGSVFERDNPEDLSSKILDISSDAEKYDAKVQQCSKRLEYFAPDRILNELENEYAALL, from the coding sequence GTGAATATCTCGATCATTGCTACTGAGCTAAACCTGAGGGAGGGGGCTGGGTCGAGTGTGAGCTTGGATACGATAGCGTCTGGGCTTGCTGACCGCGGCCACAACGTCCGCATCCGTACTATCAATCTCGTTCGCCCCAATTACGTCCGAGACTCTTCTCCGTACGAAGTGACGTCTATAATGAACGAACGGGACTGGACATATGAGGCTCCGTTCGGCTTGCTAGAAGAGATACGATCAATCGAACCAGAGACGGATCTGTTCCACGTTTTCGCACCGTGGCTAGTGCCACTGTTCGGCTATTACCGATATCTGGGTGGGGATACCCCCGTCGTTGGTCGCTTGAACGGCTACACGATGTTCTGCACAAATGATAAATTGATGGATGGAGAATGCCATAAGAACTGTAGCCTATCTAATAAAATCAATCACGACAACTCTGACCCTGGGAAGAAAATGGTGAAGCTACCCAAATATATCTATATGCATCTGTCTTTCCCCAAGTTTGGGAATCAAGTCGACAAACTCTTCGCACAAAGTCCGACGGTAGAGAAGTACTACTCAGAGGCAGGAATCGATTCTGATCGAGTAACCGTGATATCAAATTTCTACAATGAGCGGTTCTATTCTGGAAGCTATAGTCCACCCTCGATGGGAGATTGGGATGGCTTCAATTTGCTCTACGTAGGGCGAATTGAAGAGGAGAAAGGGGTAGATACCTTGGTCAATAGTGCGAACTACCTCCCCGACGACTATCATATTCATATCGCCGGCGATGGAAGTATGCTAGACGAGTTGATAAAAAAGGTAGACGAGGAGGCTAATAGCCCTTCTGTCACATTTCACGGATGGGTTGATCGAGACGCTCTTCCGTCTTTCTATGACAATGCAGATGTATTCGTCCATCCGTCGAGATGGCCAGAACCCTCCGGTCGAGCAGTGCTGGAAGCACTCCAATACGACTGTCCCATAATCGCATCGGACATAGGTGGCCCGAAATGGATCAAGGGGGAGGCCGGATCGGTTTTCGAGCGTGACAACCCAGAAGACCTGTCTTCGAAAATATTGGATATCTCATCCGACGCCGAGAAATATGATGCGAAAGTCCAGCAATGTTCAAAGCGGTTGGAATATTTTGCTCCAGATCGCATATTGAACGAACTCGAAAACGAGTACGCGGCGCTCCTATAA
- a CDS encoding glycosyltransferase family 4 protein — MRVAFVSNVVYPFVTGGAEKRIHEIGTRLADEGHDITIYGRHFWDGPEHTTHEGMTLRAVAPEADLYDGDRRSITEAIDFAARALPHLRGHLRRDEHDIVVASVFPYFPVLATKLASLRTDTPLVTTWHEVWGDYWDEYLGHLAPFGKLTEHITARTPQHPVAISSITADRLAAIGPARETIEIVPNGINVEQIRNAPLPEQGYDVLFAGRLIEHKNVDVLLDAFDEVADHHDATLGIIGDGPERERLERKQESLTHTDRVEFLGFLDDYDDVLGHMRAADIFASPSTREGFGITFVEAMAADCTVIAADHHDSAADEVIDDAGFLVEPTVESLTETLEAALSGERPPTSPVERAQRYDWDAVADQAERAYQRAIDGSW; from the coding sequence ATGCGCGTGGCCTTCGTGTCGAATGTGGTCTACCCGTTCGTCACCGGCGGGGCCGAGAAACGTATCCACGAAATCGGTACCCGACTCGCCGACGAGGGCCACGATATCACCATCTACGGCCGCCACTTCTGGGATGGCCCCGAACATACCACCCACGAGGGAATGACGCTGCGTGCAGTCGCCCCCGAAGCCGACCTCTACGACGGGGATCGTCGGTCCATCACGGAAGCCATCGACTTCGCAGCCCGAGCGCTCCCACATCTCCGAGGTCATCTCCGCCGCGACGAACACGACATCGTCGTTGCCAGCGTCTTTCCGTACTTCCCGGTTCTCGCCACGAAACTCGCCAGCCTCCGGACCGACACTCCACTCGTAACGACGTGGCACGAGGTCTGGGGCGACTACTGGGATGAGTATCTCGGCCACCTCGCTCCGTTCGGCAAACTCACCGAGCACATCACCGCACGCACACCACAACATCCGGTAGCAATCTCCTCCATCACGGCTGATCGCCTCGCCGCTATCGGCCCCGCCCGCGAGACTATCGAAATCGTGCCGAACGGCATCAACGTCGAACAAATAAGAAACGCCCCGCTTCCCGAACAGGGCTACGATGTGCTCTTCGCTGGCAGACTCATCGAACACAAGAACGTGGACGTACTTCTCGATGCCTTCGACGAGGTCGCCGACCATCACGACGCCACGCTGGGTATCATCGGCGATGGACCCGAACGTGAACGCCTCGAGCGAAAACAGGAGTCATTGACTCACACTGACCGCGTCGAATTTCTTGGCTTCCTTGACGACTACGATGACGTTCTCGGTCACATGCGCGCAGCCGACATATTCGCGTCTCCGAGTACCCGCGAGGGATTCGGTATCACCTTCGTGGAAGCGATGGCCGCCGACTGCACCGTCATCGCCGCTGATCACCATGATTCGGCCGCAGACGAAGTCATCGACGACGCAGGCTTCCTCGTCGAACCCACGGTCGAGTCCCTGACGGAGACACTCGAGGCCGCTCTAAGCGGTGAACGGCCACCGACGAGCCCCGTCGAACGCGCACAGCGATACGACTGGGACGCGGTAGCCGATCAGGCAGAAAGAGCGTATCAGCGTGCCATCGACGGCTCGTGGTGA
- a CDS encoding ATP-grasp fold amidoligase family protein, whose product MGKIESSIAAYKDEGLWGLAVEIWIHIFMRSPLSNILYSILPGALFEKLLMAPQLGYWSKIVEPRSFNEKVVHRKLFSENDLFPKVADKWAVRDYVAEKSNCDVLNEVYYVTDEPRSIPFESLPDEFVLKPTHLSGRINIVDDKQTENLDEIVSECEQWLSKTYRKTWNEDWYREIEPKIIVENRMRSEKYDAPPDYKFFVFNGQVEYIQVDVGRFENHKRIFYDKDWEAQEFRLTYPLAPEIEEPEQLDKMINVAEQLGHDFDFVRIDLFQPDSEKVVFGEITLAPGSGREEFIPTSADFELGSSWLMSE is encoded by the coding sequence ATGGGCAAAATTGAGTCATCGATTGCTGCGTATAAAGATGAGGGCCTCTGGGGGCTTGCCGTAGAGATATGGATTCATATATTTATGAGGAGTCCATTATCCAACATTCTGTACTCTATTCTGCCCGGCGCACTCTTTGAGAAACTATTAATGGCACCTCAATTGGGATACTGGTCGAAGATTGTTGAACCTCGCTCCTTTAATGAGAAGGTAGTACACAGAAAGCTGTTTTCAGAAAATGATCTCTTCCCGAAGGTAGCAGACAAGTGGGCTGTCAGGGACTACGTCGCAGAAAAATCGAACTGCGATGTTCTAAATGAGGTTTACTACGTGACCGATGAACCTAGATCGATCCCGTTCGAGTCTTTACCTGATGAATTCGTACTTAAGCCAACACATCTCAGCGGCAGGATTAATATAGTTGATGATAAACAGACTGAAAATTTGGATGAGATCGTCTCTGAATGCGAACAGTGGCTTTCGAAGACGTATCGGAAAACATGGAATGAAGATTGGTATCGGGAGATTGAGCCAAAGATAATCGTAGAAAATCGAATGAGGTCCGAGAAATATGACGCCCCTCCCGACTACAAGTTTTTCGTATTTAATGGGCAGGTAGAGTACATCCAAGTCGATGTGGGAAGATTTGAAAACCACAAGAGAATATTCTATGATAAGGACTGGGAAGCCCAAGAATTTAGACTCACGTATCCATTAGCTCCTGAGATTGAAGAGCCTGAACAGCTTGATAAAATGATTAATGTGGCGGAGCAACTTGGCCATGACTTCGACTTTGTCCGAATCGATTTGTTCCAACCAGATTCTGAGAAAGTAGTTTTTGGAGAAATCACACTGGCTCCAGGATCAGGCCGAGAGGAGTTTATCCCTACGAGTGCCGATTTTGAGTTGGGCTCTAGCTGGCTAATGTCTGAGTAG
- a CDS encoding glycosyltransferase family 4 protein, with product MHLLVLSEAFYPETSGGAHVRWRFCQLAVERGHDVTVFTPHEAGLAKSETVDGVEIRRPFPVKPDSMPIYSTLAVVTRIAASVLFFIYLCWWLRDRDVDGLHSASHLTHWVGKALSVLYDLPLVSFIGYTPSVDADPSFSPQLLLERMNFRFFMGKTVFCQTPGVKTVIERYTDGTVAVLHGILNQKRITDAVSTADRDQRRADLGVDGNEKLLVYVGRLAPIKNPVGAVEVLSELPSEYKLSIVGDGDERETVEQAARELGVENRVQVCGTLPHEEALATISAADALVLPSHTESYPTVVFEALALNTAVFVTPVGIIPTIDHPRLHVGSLDEFPRLISETTIESADGLDTETLERFSMERYTDGLLGAFERCHKVQQPVEETTLP from the coding sequence ATGCATCTGCTCGTCCTTTCCGAGGCATTCTATCCCGAAACTAGCGGCGGAGCACACGTCCGCTGGCGATTCTGTCAACTGGCGGTTGAGCGTGGCCACGATGTAACGGTCTTTACACCCCACGAAGCAGGCCTCGCCAAATCGGAGACCGTTGATGGCGTCGAAATACGCCGTCCATTCCCAGTGAAACCCGATTCGATGCCGATTTACTCCACGCTCGCGGTCGTGACTCGCATCGCCGCATCCGTGCTGTTCTTCATCTATCTGTGCTGGTGGCTCCGCGACCGGGATGTCGACGGGCTGCACTCGGCTTCGCATCTGACTCACTGGGTTGGAAAGGCGCTGTCGGTGCTCTACGACCTGCCACTCGTCTCGTTTATCGGCTACACGCCATCAGTCGATGCCGACCCGTCGTTCAGCCCGCAACTGCTGCTCGAACGGATGAACTTCCGCTTTTTTATGGGAAAAACCGTGTTCTGTCAAACACCGGGCGTGAAGACGGTCATCGAACGGTACACCGACGGGACCGTTGCGGTGCTTCACGGAATACTCAATCAGAAGCGAATCACCGATGCCGTGTCGACGGCGGACCGGGACCAGCGACGCGCCGACCTCGGTGTCGACGGGAACGAGAAACTGCTCGTCTACGTGGGGCGTCTCGCACCGATCAAAAATCCCGTCGGTGCAGTCGAGGTGCTCTCGGAGCTTCCGTCAGAGTACAAACTCTCCATTGTCGGCGATGGCGACGAGCGGGAGACTGTCGAGCAAGCGGCACGCGAGCTCGGTGTCGAGAATCGCGTGCAGGTTTGTGGAACGTTGCCGCACGAGGAGGCGCTTGCAACAATTTCGGCCGCGGATGCACTCGTACTCCCCTCCCATACAGAATCATATCCGACAGTCGTCTTCGAAGCTCTGGCGCTTAATACAGCAGTATTCGTCACACCGGTGGGAATCATCCCGACCATCGACCATCCCCGGCTGCACGTCGGTTCGCTTGACGAGTTCCCACGACTCATCTCCGAAACGACTATCGAGTCGGCCGACGGTCTCGATACCGAGACGCTAGAGCGATTTTCGATGGAACGGTACACGGACGGACTCCTCGGTGCGTTCGAACGATGTCATAAGGTACAGCAGCCAGTAGAGGAAACAACTCTTCCATGA
- a CDS encoding sulfatase produces MSEDWENVILLSADALRADHLSCYGYHRDTSPVLDELAEESIRFENAYSVSSHTREAVPALLTGKYPDVAIDSKYHLTADTIASTLADEGFATAGFHSNPFVSRAYGFDRGFDVFDDDLHLGQHKLIALAQRAVDKLRNRHYARAEEINERSLTWIDSLDDGGPFFLWNHYMDTHGPYEPPGEYATLYAEQGLSGRDAQSLYQRAIDDPESITEEEQQLLIDLYDAEIRYNDEYIGAFLDELRERGLLERSLLIVTADHGDAFGEHGYYEHPRYLHDEITHVPLLMRPPNGDSESVDAPVSTLDVVATIEETVGRDSTDGVSLFDASTDRRVFSQARGENEHSHLRRYAVRTHEDKCFCERDRDSGAIEFTESSDRSLHSELEAYVEHRVRVENGDKIGEDEKVDEEIERRLNALGYKK; encoded by the coding sequence ATGAGTGAGGACTGGGAGAACGTCATCCTCCTTTCTGCGGATGCGCTCCGCGCGGACCACCTCTCCTGCTACGGGTACCACCGCGACACGTCGCCCGTACTGGACGAGCTCGCGGAGGAGAGTATCCGGTTCGAGAACGCGTACAGTGTGAGCTCGCACACGCGAGAGGCGGTTCCGGCCCTGTTGACCGGGAAGTACCCCGATGTCGCTATCGACTCGAAGTACCATCTCACTGCTGACACTATCGCGTCAACGCTCGCCGACGAGGGGTTCGCGACAGCGGGATTTCATTCGAACCCGTTCGTCTCGCGGGCGTACGGTTTCGACCGGGGCTTCGATGTCTTCGACGACGACCTCCACCTCGGCCAGCACAAGCTGATTGCGCTCGCACAACGGGCAGTCGACAAGCTTCGAAATCGCCACTATGCCCGCGCCGAGGAAATCAACGAGCGCTCGCTGACGTGGATCGACTCACTGGATGACGGGGGGCCGTTCTTCCTCTGGAACCACTATATGGACACGCACGGCCCATACGAACCTCCTGGTGAGTATGCGACACTGTACGCCGAGCAAGGCTTGTCAGGCCGGGATGCACAGTCGCTGTACCAGCGTGCAATCGACGACCCCGAGTCAATTACTGAGGAGGAACAGCAGTTGTTGATTGACCTGTACGACGCCGAAATCCGGTACAACGACGAGTATATCGGTGCGTTTCTAGACGAACTTCGTGAACGGGGATTACTGGAGCGGTCACTACTGATCGTAACGGCTGACCACGGTGACGCGTTTGGAGAACACGGCTACTACGAACACCCACGGTATTTACACGACGAAATTACGCACGTGCCACTGCTTATGCGACCTCCAAACGGTGATAGTGAATCAGTAGATGCACCTGTGAGCACTCTTGATGTTGTGGCAACTATCGAAGAAACAGTTGGACGCGACAGTACCGATGGTGTATCGTTGTTCGACGCTTCGACCGATAGGCGAGTGTTCTCACAGGCTCGTGGAGAGAACGAACACAGTCATCTCCGGCGATACGCTGTTCGTACTCATGAGGACAAATGTTTCTGCGAACGAGATCGGGATAGTGGCGCAATAGAGTTCACGGAGAGCTCTGACCGGTCGCTTCACTCCGAGCTTGAAGCGTATGTTGAACATCGAGTTCGCGTTGAGAACGGCGACAAGATAGGTGAGGATGAGAAAGTTGACGAAGAAATCGAGCGGCGGTTGAATGCTTTAGGGTATAAGAAATAA
- a CDS encoding flippase: MSSIADSLGGLVKSAGIVLAGTVVASVLGILAEILIPRALVPAVYGRLGLAYGIVSAVSSLAILGIPNGVTRFLSEKESAHNRVDVLQSGYAISLAGAAIAAAAIYLGRFEIASLMDDPEVAPLLAAFVPYLLAFPIAKVSVGVLRAEGRTTAATLAQRIGPRVLGLAFVAGLIAAGRPVAGAIGYWLSLSVVGALLALYAVRQHIDIGSLVARLPNRDTVRELWSFSWPLAAGASLHIMLANVDIVMLGYFLDSASVGYYRSIQPLKQVIFFFSGSFAFLFLPLATKHYSQGDFDGLDALYTVTTKWIVWLTFPTVLLFTLFSPAVIQLFFGTAYLPAAPALSVLMAGLFYRVLVGLDGDMVKAINRPRVEFFAAVPGVLVNVILNTALIPRFGIVGAAFATVIGYVVYNTIEVVAIYRTVGSYPFSWASFNPLIPTTITGGGLLWMTTGWTLGLFGLGVVGILLYTAQFASILLTGSFTQTDIQLIKKFEQRFDVNLSRLRWLIRNQP; encoded by the coding sequence GTGAGTTCGATAGCCGACAGTCTCGGTGGGCTTGTCAAGAGTGCGGGTATCGTGCTCGCCGGCACTGTCGTGGCGAGCGTTCTTGGCATTCTCGCCGAGATCCTCATCCCACGGGCGCTGGTTCCGGCGGTGTACGGTCGGCTCGGTCTCGCGTACGGCATCGTCAGTGCGGTCAGTTCGCTGGCGATTCTCGGGATTCCGAACGGCGTGACTCGCTTTCTCTCCGAAAAGGAGTCAGCACACAATCGGGTGGACGTGCTCCAGAGTGGCTACGCGATATCGCTCGCCGGAGCCGCCATTGCGGCTGCCGCCATCTACCTCGGACGCTTCGAAATCGCTTCGCTCATGGACGACCCCGAGGTTGCGCCGCTGCTCGCCGCGTTCGTCCCCTATCTCCTCGCGTTTCCGATAGCGAAGGTGAGCGTGGGCGTCCTCCGTGCCGAGGGGCGCACCACCGCCGCGACGCTGGCCCAGCGCATCGGTCCCCGCGTGCTCGGTTTGGCGTTCGTTGCGGGACTCATCGCCGCCGGTCGGCCGGTCGCCGGAGCCATCGGCTACTGGCTCTCCTTATCCGTCGTGGGGGCGCTACTGGCGCTCTACGCCGTCCGCCAGCATATTGATATCGGCTCGCTTGTCGCTAGGCTACCGAACCGTGATACGGTCCGTGAACTCTGGTCGTTCTCGTGGCCGCTGGCCGCGGGAGCCTCGCTGCACATCATGCTTGCGAACGTCGACATCGTGATGCTCGGTTACTTCCTTGATTCTGCGTCAGTGGGTTACTACCGGTCGATTCAGCCGCTGAAGCAGGTGATATTCTTTTTTTCGGGATCTTTCGCGTTCCTGTTCTTGCCACTCGCCACGAAGCACTACTCGCAGGGCGACTTCGATGGTCTCGACGCGCTCTATACGGTGACGACAAAGTGGATCGTCTGGTTGACGTTCCCCACGGTCCTCCTGTTCACGCTGTTCTCGCCGGCGGTAATCCAGCTGTTCTTCGGAACGGCGTATCTCCCGGCGGCCCCCGCGCTCTCCGTTCTGATGGCGGGGCTGTTCTATCGTGTACTTGTTGGACTGGACGGCGATATGGTCAAGGCGATCAACCGCCCACGAGTAGAATTCTTCGCTGCGGTCCCCGGAGTCCTAGTGAACGTTATCCTGAACACAGCACTCATTCCACGATTCGGTATCGTCGGTGCGGCTTTCGCCACAGTTATCGGCTACGTTGTCTATAACACAATCGAAGTCGTTGCTATCTATCGAACTGTGGGAAGCTATCCGTTTTCGTGGGCCTCGTTCAACCCACTCATCCCGACGACCATCACCGGTGGTGGACTCCTATGGATGACGACTGGGTGGACGCTAGGACTCTTTGGACTAGGTGTTGTTGGGATACTCCTCTACACCGCGCAGTTCGCATCGATACTTCTTACCGGTAGTTTCACCCAAACCGACATTCAGCTTATTAAGAAGTTTGAACAACGCTTCGATGTCAACCTTTCGAGGCTTCGGTGGCTCATTAGAAATCAGCCTTAA
- a CDS encoding tyrosine-type recombinase/integrase, whose translation MSDSEGTTGTAPAVTQGGDELFSGVIPVDDVIDFYLETNPWGAQPSTVTSYRTRLRHFQQFCAQHDIEDLRDLQASHTDAYHNYLRKQPQLSARSSVKSCLASLRKFLRYCEHRQVFDRGFHELVILPTLSDNEGKDESWLSRDEAKKIVAHLAKFEPFTREHVVWTLLAETGVRQSTLYAFDLDDYDDTERYIEAVNREETGTRLKNGARGEREISISTEATQVLDGYLQANRHDVTDEHGRQPLITTTNGRLQKSTIRQYVYAWSRPCAIGAECPIGEDPDTCPAAQTNNTAYKCPESVSPHPIRRGYITHLRANGVPTGDVISKRCDANPDTIERWYDMTMESERREARRSYVEDL comes from the coding sequence ATGAGTGATTCCGAAGGGACGACTGGCACAGCGCCCGCTGTGACCCAGGGTGGGGATGAGTTGTTCTCCGGAGTGATCCCGGTTGATGACGTGATCGATTTCTATCTCGAGACGAACCCCTGGGGAGCGCAGCCAAGCACCGTCACGTCCTACCGGACGCGCCTGCGGCATTTCCAGCAGTTCTGCGCCCAGCACGACATCGAGGACCTCCGGGACCTCCAGGCGTCCCACACGGACGCATACCACAACTACCTGCGGAAGCAGCCACAACTCAGCGCCCGGTCATCAGTGAAGAGCTGCCTGGCGTCGCTCCGGAAGTTCCTCCGGTACTGCGAGCACCGCCAGGTGTTCGACCGTGGCTTCCACGAGCTCGTCATCCTCCCGACCCTCTCCGACAACGAGGGGAAAGACGAATCGTGGCTCTCCCGTGACGAGGCCAAGAAGATCGTCGCCCACTTGGCGAAGTTCGAACCCTTCACCAGGGAGCACGTCGTCTGGACGCTCCTCGCCGAAACGGGGGTTCGACAGTCTACTCTGTACGCGTTCGACCTCGATGATTACGACGACACGGAGCGGTACATCGAGGCGGTCAACCGGGAAGAGACAGGGACGCGATTGAAGAACGGCGCCCGTGGCGAGCGCGAGATCAGCATCTCGACCGAGGCGACCCAGGTCCTCGACGGATACCTCCAGGCGAACCGCCACGACGTGACGGACGAGCACGGCAGGCAGCCGCTGATAACGACGACGAACGGTCGCCTCCAGAAGAGCACGATTCGTCAGTACGTGTACGCGTGGTCCCGGCCTTGCGCCATTGGGGCGGAGTGCCCGATCGGTGAGGACCCGGACACCTGCCCGGCTGCGCAAACGAACAATACCGCGTACAAATGCCCGGAGTCCGTCTCGCCGCACCCGATTCGGCGCGGCTACATCACCCATCTACGGGCCAACGGTGTCCCCACCGGTGACGTGATTTCGAAGCGGTGCGACGCCAATCCCGATACCATCGAACGGTGGTACGACATGACCATGGAGTCGGAACGCCGCGAGGCGCGGCGTTCGTACGTCGAGGACCTCTAA
- a CDS encoding tyrosine-type recombinase/integrase has product MSDLDPIDPNTALELYLADKEGTLSRSSIVSHRSRISAFVDWLDDRGITNLNELTGRLIKEYQLDGRKAGDWAPSTEKSMMTTTRVFVRWCESIEAVESGLSERVQSPSLTGDEGVRDTHLDAERAQAVLHNLDRFHYCSRAHVTLAVMWHTMARCGAVRSLDLGDYDATEQSLRFEHRPETGTPLKNKRSSERHVAVSESLAELLDDWIAHKRPDVTDEYGREPLISTKNGRVAGSTIAGYAYKYTQPCRYNRRCPLDRNPQTCEATDHNKVSSCPESVSPHPFRRGSITHWLRSDVPSPVVSDRADVSERVIEKHYDERTDQEKMEQRRGYLEDV; this is encoded by the coding sequence ATGTCCGACCTCGATCCAATCGATCCGAACACCGCACTAGAACTGTACCTCGCGGACAAGGAAGGAACCCTTTCTCGGAGTTCCATCGTATCCCACCGGTCGCGTATCTCAGCGTTCGTCGACTGGCTCGACGACCGGGGGATCACCAATCTGAACGAACTCACGGGCCGCCTCATCAAGGAGTACCAACTCGACGGGCGCAAGGCGGGCGACTGGGCCCCTTCGACGGAGAAGTCGATGATGACCACCACCCGTGTGTTCGTCCGGTGGTGTGAGAGCATCGAGGCCGTGGAGAGCGGGCTCTCCGAGCGCGTCCAGTCGCCGTCCCTCACGGGGGACGAGGGCGTTCGAGACACGCATCTCGACGCAGAGAGGGCCCAGGCGGTACTGCACAATCTCGACCGGTTCCACTACTGCAGTCGGGCACACGTGACGCTGGCGGTGATGTGGCACACGATGGCCCGCTGTGGCGCAGTCCGGTCGCTCGACCTCGGCGATTACGACGCGACCGAGCAGTCACTCCGGTTCGAGCACCGGCCCGAGACCGGAACGCCGCTCAAGAACAAGCGGTCATCCGAGCGCCACGTGGCCGTCTCCGAGTCCCTCGCCGAGCTATTGGACGACTGGATAGCGCACAAACGTCCCGACGTGACCGACGAGTACGGTCGGGAGCCGCTGATTTCGACCAAGAACGGGCGCGTCGCCGGCAGCACGATAGCGGGGTACGCGTACAAATACACCCAGCCATGCCGGTACAATCGGCGGTGTCCCCTCGACCGTAACCCGCAGACCTGTGAGGCGACAGACCACAACAAGGTCAGCTCCTGTCCGGAGTCGGTCTCGCCCCACCCATTTCGGCGGGGCTCCATCACGCACTGGCTCCGGTCCGATGTCCCGTCACCGGTCGTCTCGGATCGCGCAGATGTCTCTGAACGGGTGATCGAGAAGCACTACGACGAACGCACCGATCAGGAGAAGATGGAACAGCGACGGGGGTACTTGGAGGACGTATAG